Below is a window of Oxyura jamaicensis isolate SHBP4307 breed ruddy duck chromosome 21, BPBGC_Ojam_1.0, whole genome shotgun sequence DNA.
TATTCAACCTCAGCCCATTCTCCTGAGACTCTCCCCCAGCCTTTTACTTCTCACCATCTTCTGCAGGGACGTCATCCCTTGGACAAAGCCCAGACCCCAGTGATTTCGTGTACACCTGTACACCCTTGGCAGCTCTTACAAGCttttctgctcccagcagctgccctgctgctggcagctgggcagCTCAATGGCAGGAGTTTATGCTCCAGGGCTTGTTGGGAGGCAGGAACTGTGAGGAGATCTCCTACTAAAGCTGGGTTAAGGATGGCTTTGGGGTCAGGTGGGAAATGAGGAGCAAAACCTTGGATTCCCAGGGACACGGGGCAGTCTGCTTTTTCCATGCTCTTCTGAAAATTACTGGCCCAAATACCAAATTATATATCCTGTATTTTGGGGTGTTCCAGAACCATTTAAATTTATTCCTAATATTGGAAGAAGTgctatttcagtaaaaacacCATAATCAAGCTATTGAACAGAGTTTCAGAATATCACAACAAAATAGTTCTGGGAAAGGGCTGACAACCACAGCTGCATTAACTGGGGATTTAACTCCTCTGGAGCAGCTTTGTAGCTGATGGGTAAAATGTGAGGAAAATCAGCTTTCCTAAGGAGCTGGCACAGAATATTTAGCTGCTCAAAGGGCTTACTGTAGAAAGAAACCGAAGTCTGGAAGAGAATCAGCTCTGGGCACAATGGATTTGAAAAGGCTCCTTCACTGCCTATGTGGGTTTAGTCtataaattgaaattattacggcttattttttaaagcttatttcTTAACTGGGAGAAAGACCTGCTGCTAAAAAGAAACCAACGTCATTTTAATGGCCTCTTTTGCTGAAAGCATGCAATTACAGTTTGACCAAAAGGCAGTTCAGGTCACTGCAGGCAGGACGCACAGACAGTTTGACCAACAACCCTCCTTCCCTCCGAGACACGCACAAAGCAACGTGCACACTGTGCTGTGAGCCACCGAGCTTTACCTTTCTGGAGCTTGGATGCATTGTCCTGTATCCAGCTGAAAAGGTTGGCAAAGTCACAGTCACACACCCAAGGGTTGCCCTCTAAGCGTATAGTCCGCAGGGAGGGCAGCGCTTCCAGGGCTGCCACGTTGAGGCTTTGCAAGTTGTTGTCATTCAGTTCTAACACTTGGAGCTGTTCCAGGTTCTCAAAAGCAGCCTCATCCACATCCACCAGGTTATTGTTTCCAAGGCTCAGTTTTATCAGTTTTTCTGCTGACTTGAATATCCCAGCATCAAGCTGTGTTAAATTATTGTAGCTTAAGTCTAAATACACCAGCTTGGTAGAGCTGCTAAAAGTGCCCTCTTCTAAAGAGGTGAGGGAGTTATTCCTGAAATCCAAATAGACCAGATCtccataaaatataaagaagtcAGCTGGTATCGCCTGAATGTTGTTATCGGCTATAAGAAGTTTCCGTACATCCAATGGAAATGGATTAGGAACACTTGGGAGTCCTTGGTCCCGGCAGTCTATGGTGTGGTAGTCCATACAGCTACAGACAGCAGGACAAAAATGACCCCCGGGTAAGAAGAGCAGGcagacaaagacagaaaaaggcagaaggcagaaaggaaagcatggCAACATCGTCAAGGATTTGAAAGCTGTGATGAGCACCACTTCTAAGAGAAGGACATTTTGCCTAGCTGAGCAGCGGTGCCTGGTactcgtgtgtgtgtgtgctcgTCTCCAGGAGATCACATATCATCCCCGATCCGATGGCAGCGGGCTCGGCAGGGGGAGGGAGACAGTGActgaaggggagagggaggcaggcaTATGTGAGGATTTACACTGTCAGAGAATGATAATGCCGTACAATGCAAGGGAAAGAGCGATGATTGGGTAAGCCGGGGACCTTTCAAAGGACTCCCTTGCTTTTGTGAGCTaaaaaaagctgagagcctGGTAGCATATTTGCTGTATATTCCAGCAAATGGGAAATCACACCTAATCCTGTGACTCTGGCAGCAACAGCTTACGTTTAAAAAGCCCTTCAGGTAATGCaccctgatgaaaaaaatggttttgtttcttcacatGTGCCTACATCACAGTGACCAACACCCGAGAGAAAAGCAGGTGAGGTTCAGAAGGATCCGGCTGACTGCTAAGGTCTCTGTTCtctttcatttgtaaaataagGAGCggaagagcagcagggacaAGGAGAAATAACTTGTGCTGTTTCTGGATGCCTTGCCAGCTTTTAGGGCAAGAATATTAACAGTATTTAAATGACTCATTATCTTTTAATCAATGAGAATAATCTACTGCAGCAACAAAGAATATGGTCTCAAAAATGagggtgtttgttttcctgttttaataaCCCAACCAGCTACTTTCTAATATGGCACTAGTAATGTCCTTCAGGccagataaaagcaaaaaatgtggATCAGACCTTTAGCTAGTTAAAAATTAAtggtttttcttcatttgcaggGCAAAAAAATAACTGACAATCAATCCACCTGCCTCCTGCATCTCTGCTTCAATCAGCAGAGATGATTTTGCAAGAAGGCATCTGTGTTTTTGTGACACCCCCAAATCCACACCCAGAAAGGTAGGatctctgccagctgcaggcttAACTTTTAACTCCATCACTCCCTCTTTACACACATCCTGTAAGCAGACAAAATGGGACTCTAGTGCTTGGGACCTATGTGCTATGAACGaggatttttctaaaaagacaGATGGTATTTTGGTGTGTACATCCTGAAGATTAAAGCACGAACTCAAATGCCTTTGGCAAGCTCATTCCCAGGTCAAAGAGAGGCCAGTGATGTTGATTTAAGGTCATTTCCTAACTGAATTCAGAGTATTCATTCAGGACAGGGTACAAAAAATTCCATCCATGATATCTTATCCTCCCAAGACCCCCATTTACATACAGAAAGCAGTACCACCCTCTCCTTCAGTGAGTGGTACTGTTTTTGTAAAAGAAgacccctccccttcccctttcatTCAGCAAAGACCCTCCTTAAACAGCAACCTGAAGCTGAGACTGTGCCAGGCACCTGCTCCACCAGACAGTGCCAGGCACTGCTGTGTCATTCTGTTATTTAGCGTTGTTACAGACTTAAGAGTGAAATGCCACAATATCACCTGTTTTTTCAAACACGTTACGCTGCACAAGACTTGGGCTTTGTGTTATGGCTTATGGTGAACTCAGGGAGCATACCTTTTGCATGCTTCCAGTGGAAGTCTGTTTCCTTCCAAGCCTTTCTCGTTAGCCTCAGCACTTTTGATGACAGCAGTGTTTGTTGAAGGTGCGCAGCACGAGCTGAGAGTACTGGCCTGATGTATAAAGGACGAAATCTAGTTGCTAAAAGGGAACTTTGGATAGAAAGCCAGGGTGGGCACAAAGAGGGAACAGTCATGGATGGGACAGAAGCCAAGGCAGCACTTCCAACTGTGctgcaaaacacacacaagttcacacacacacaagcacttGAGAAAACCC
It encodes the following:
- the LRRC38 gene encoding leucine-rich repeat-containing protein 38 isoform X1; amino-acid sequence: MLPCFPFCLLPFSVFVCLLFLPGGHFCPAVCSCMDYHTIDCRDQGLPSVPNPFPLDVRKLLIADNNIQAIPADFFIFYGDLVYLDFRNNSLTSLEEGTFSSSTKLVYLDLSYNNLTQLDAGIFKSAEKLIKLSLGNNNLVDVDEAAFENLEQLQVLELNDNNLQSLNVAALEALPSLRTIRLEGNPWVCDCDFANLFSWIQDNASKLQKGLHEIQCSLPVENRRIFLNELSEVSFSECKFSLSLTDLFIIIFSGVAVSIAAILSSFFLATIVHCFQRCAPSKDDDDDEDDSED
- the LRRC38 gene encoding leucine-rich repeat-containing protein 38 isoform X2 — protein: MLPCFPFCLLPFSVFVCLLFLPGGHFCPAVCSCMDYHTIDCRDQGLPSVPNPFPLDVRKLLIADNNIQAIPADFFIFYGDLVYLDFRNNSLTSLEEGTFSSSTKLVYLDLSYNNLTQLDAGIFKSAEKLIKLSLGNNNLVDVDEAAFENLEQLQVLELNDNNLQSLNVAALEALPSLRTIRLEGNPWVCDCDFANLFSWIQDNASKLQKGLHEIQCSLPVENRRIFLNELSEVHPTMMPQNEDLDLCRVFSILFNPA